One stretch of Patagioenas fasciata isolate bPatFas1 chromosome 9, bPatFas1.hap1, whole genome shotgun sequence DNA includes these proteins:
- the FYTTD1 gene encoding UAP56-interacting factor isoform X1, protein MSGFGAAAPLSGPSATAGARNGSGDSLEKIDMSLDDIIKLNKKEERKQYSPKMKRGLQQNPTRQFRAPGSKWGMQQQKDYGKNRLGRRKKIAGKKRSYGVITGLAAKKAMGSHKGISPLNRQPLSEKNAQRNYPVLKKKTNLQRQSEMQRKQAPALRRPAPLNRRNNTPSTFARIGNKLNQQKDTRQATFLFRRGLKVQAQVQSTDDLDNQTVKRTRQWRTSATSGGILTVSIDNPGAIITPISQKLRLTRTPVPPFLMKRDQSEEKKIPKGVPLQFDINSVGKQTGMTLNERFGILKEQRTALSQNKGSRFVTVG, encoded by the exons ATGAGCGGGTTCGGGGCTGCGGCGCCGCTTTCGGGCCCCTCGGCTACGGCGGGGGCCCGGAACGGCAGCGGCGACAGCCTGGAGAAGATCGACATGTCCCTCG ATGATATCATTAAACTGaacaagaaagaagagagaaaacagtATTCCCCTAAAATGAAAAGAGGGCTTCAGCAGAATCCAACTCGACAGTTCAGGGCACCAGGCTCCAAGTGGGGAATGCAGCAGCAGAAAG ATTATGGTAAAAATCGTTTGGGCCGCAGAAAGAAGATAGCGGGGAAGAAGCGTTCCTATGGAGTTATAACTGGCTTGGCAGCCAAGAAAGCAATGGGTTCCCACAAAGGAATTAGTCCTCTGAACAGACAGCCACTTAGTGAGAAG AATGCACAGCGGAATTATccagttttgaaaaagaaaacaaacctgcaGAGACAATCTGAAATGCAGAGGAAACAAGCTCCAGCCCTCAGGAGGCCTGCCCCGCTAAATAGAAG GAATAACACACCGTCTACTTTTGCTCGAATTGGAAACAAACTAAATCAACAGAAAGACACTCGTCAAGCAACTTTCCTGTTTAGAAGAGGCTTGAAG GTGCAGGCCCAAGTGCAGTCAACAGATGACCTTGATAATCAGACAGTAAAGAGAACTCGTCA ATGGCGAACTTCTGCCACAAGTGGAGGAATTCTGACTGTGTCCATTGACAACCCAGGAGCAATCATAACCCCAAT TTCCCAGAAATTACGATTAACTCGTACACCTGTGCCACCATTTCTGATGAAGAGAGACCAGTCTGAAGAGAAGAAGATTCCCAAAGGGGTTCCATTGCAGTTTGATATTAATAGTGTTGGAAAACAG ACAGGGATGACGCTGAACGAACGTTTTGGGATCCTGAAGGAACAAAGAACAGCACTGTCTCAGAACAAAGGAAGCCGTTTTGTCACAGTGGGGTAA
- the FYTTD1 gene encoding UAP56-interacting factor isoform X2, with amino-acid sequence MSGFGAAAPLSGPSATAGARNGSGDSLEKIDMSLDDIIKLNKKEERKQYSPKMKRGLQQNPTRQFRAPGSKWGMQQQKDYGKNRLGRRKKIAGKKRSYGVITGLAAKKAMGSHKGISPLNRQPLSEKNAQRNYPVLKKKTNLQRQSEMQRKQAPALRRPAPLNRRNNTPSTFARIGNKLNQQKDTRQATFLFRRGLKVQAQVQSTDDLDNQTVKRTRHSQKLRLTRTPVPPFLMKRDQSEEKKIPKGVPLQFDINSVGKQTGMTLNERFGILKEQRTALSQNKGSRFVTVG; translated from the exons ATGAGCGGGTTCGGGGCTGCGGCGCCGCTTTCGGGCCCCTCGGCTACGGCGGGGGCCCGGAACGGCAGCGGCGACAGCCTGGAGAAGATCGACATGTCCCTCG ATGATATCATTAAACTGaacaagaaagaagagagaaaacagtATTCCCCTAAAATGAAAAGAGGGCTTCAGCAGAATCCAACTCGACAGTTCAGGGCACCAGGCTCCAAGTGGGGAATGCAGCAGCAGAAAG ATTATGGTAAAAATCGTTTGGGCCGCAGAAAGAAGATAGCGGGGAAGAAGCGTTCCTATGGAGTTATAACTGGCTTGGCAGCCAAGAAAGCAATGGGTTCCCACAAAGGAATTAGTCCTCTGAACAGACAGCCACTTAGTGAGAAG AATGCACAGCGGAATTATccagttttgaaaaagaaaacaaacctgcaGAGACAATCTGAAATGCAGAGGAAACAAGCTCCAGCCCTCAGGAGGCCTGCCCCGCTAAATAGAAG GAATAACACACCGTCTACTTTTGCTCGAATTGGAAACAAACTAAATCAACAGAAAGACACTCGTCAAGCAACTTTCCTGTTTAGAAGAGGCTTGAAG GTGCAGGCCCAAGTGCAGTCAACAGATGACCTTGATAATCAGACAGTAAAGAGAACTCGTCA TTCCCAGAAATTACGATTAACTCGTACACCTGTGCCACCATTTCTGATGAAGAGAGACCAGTCTGAAGAGAAGAAGATTCCCAAAGGGGTTCCATTGCAGTTTGATATTAATAGTGTTGGAAAACAG ACAGGGATGACGCTGAACGAACGTTTTGGGATCCTGAAGGAACAAAGAACAGCACTGTCTCAGAACAAAGGAAGCCGTTTTGTCACAGTGGGGTAA
- the FYTTD1 gene encoding UAP56-interacting factor isoform X3 — MKRGLQQNPTRQFRAPGSKWGMQQQKDYGKNRLGRRKKIAGKKRSYGVITGLAAKKAMGSHKGISPLNRQPLSEKNAQRNYPVLKKKTNLQRQSEMQRKQAPALRRPAPLNRRNNTPSTFARIGNKLNQQKDTRQATFLFRRGLKVQAQVQSTDDLDNQTVKRTRQWRTSATSGGILTVSIDNPGAIITPISQKLRLTRTPVPPFLMKRDQSEEKKIPKGVPLQFDINSVGKQTGMTLNERFGILKEQRTALSQNKGSRFVTVG; from the exons ATGAAAAGAGGGCTTCAGCAGAATCCAACTCGACAGTTCAGGGCACCAGGCTCCAAGTGGGGAATGCAGCAGCAGAAAG ATTATGGTAAAAATCGTTTGGGCCGCAGAAAGAAGATAGCGGGGAAGAAGCGTTCCTATGGAGTTATAACTGGCTTGGCAGCCAAGAAAGCAATGGGTTCCCACAAAGGAATTAGTCCTCTGAACAGACAGCCACTTAGTGAGAAG AATGCACAGCGGAATTATccagttttgaaaaagaaaacaaacctgcaGAGACAATCTGAAATGCAGAGGAAACAAGCTCCAGCCCTCAGGAGGCCTGCCCCGCTAAATAGAAG GAATAACACACCGTCTACTTTTGCTCGAATTGGAAACAAACTAAATCAACAGAAAGACACTCGTCAAGCAACTTTCCTGTTTAGAAGAGGCTTGAAG GTGCAGGCCCAAGTGCAGTCAACAGATGACCTTGATAATCAGACAGTAAAGAGAACTCGTCA ATGGCGAACTTCTGCCACAAGTGGAGGAATTCTGACTGTGTCCATTGACAACCCAGGAGCAATCATAACCCCAAT TTCCCAGAAATTACGATTAACTCGTACACCTGTGCCACCATTTCTGATGAAGAGAGACCAGTCTGAAGAGAAGAAGATTCCCAAAGGGGTTCCATTGCAGTTTGATATTAATAGTGTTGGAAAACAG ACAGGGATGACGCTGAACGAACGTTTTGGGATCCTGAAGGAACAAAGAACAGCACTGTCTCAGAACAAAGGAAGCCGTTTTGTCACAGTGGGGTAA